The segment CTGCGCTGAAGGAGAGCAACTATCACTGTGGTAATCTGCGGGAAAGCTTTTTAACCGCTTTACCGGAAACCGATAAGTATCCGGCGTAAcggtctttttaaaaaaataagcctTGTCGGTTGTCATCTGGGGAGGGGAGAAGCTAGCGCTAGCTCGTTGCTATCGAAGGTTAGGAGCGGCACAAATCTCCATGAGATAACGTTGCGCCGCTATACAGGCTTTAAGGGGCTTTCATATTTCCGGTGTTCGTATTAACGAGAATCTCAGCGGacacctgctttttttttggacgAGCGGACGAGACACTCAAGGTAAGTTAAGCCCCATCATCAGTAACCTAACTTACCCAGCGagggagctaacgttagcttccgTGGGTTTGAAAAAAGTACTGTGGTGTTTTTGtctggggggggtgtgtggagggggggggggtctgttaaCTTCACGGTTACAAGAACCGGACCCAACGAATCCGGGACGCTTGCGTCCACGCGATCTGTGTTCCACGCATTTGGATTCAGCagtcgtaaaaaaaaacaacaataacgaGTGTTTATCGATCGAGGTGCCGTGAACGCGGCCTGTCGGCCACGTGGgggcgctgccccccccccgccctctttcTGCACGCCTCTATCGCGCTTCGATAGGTTTCGTAATTGGACCACGAGGTTCGAGGGAAGCCGTCTTGACACATTTGGCCAAAGCAGGAATAACTAGTTTGATTAATTGCTgcacagtggaaaaaaacaccactttttaaataaaagaaaagtaacaaacacacggttgttttaaatgttaatgtacATTTGTCGAATTTGGCAATGGTGGATAACGTGTTATGTGTCGCCTCCATTATGAATAGTAATCCCAGATAACAATCGGCCTGAAAGTTCCGCATCCAAAGATCTACTTTGGTTATTGGGATATTAGTTGTATGCATGTCTGTAGCTTAAGCATGGGGGTGACAGTAACTCCTTAAAGTACTGTTAGAGAGCAAGAACATTCTTTAATCTTATGTTTTTAACCTAGAAAGTAACAGGTAATCACAGCTGTGAGATCCATGTATTCGTATAAAGTAGCATAGCAAAGTTGTACGAAGTTGAATATTCTAAGTTGCACTAATCCACTGATGAAATGTATAAGCTCCCTAGATTTACTTGacatgtgttttgtttatttattgaaaacaGGTGCAGCAGTTCCAAAGTAAATGCAAATCATAGATCTCAGGCTCCAAAAATGACCGTTCAATAAGCCTCCGAAAGCAAATCCCACTGAGACATTTAATAAGGTCACATATAAGTTATTGATAAGTTACAAAATGTGTAAACAGGAAAGTTTCCTATATTTGTATATGTACACAAAgtgtttatataatatatatatatatcagtcatGCCTTTGTCCCCGCTGTGGGGGCTGGTTGTGGTTGATGCCTAACcgttctctgcccccccccccccatcagaagCTCTATGCCAGCAGAAATGACGATGTTGGCCGACCACCCAGCCAGACAGCTGCTGGACTTCAGTCAGAAACTGGACATCAACCTGTTGGACAATGTCGTCAACTCCATGTACCACGACATCGGATCCCAGGTCAGCACCAGCTCGCCGAGTGTCACGTGTGGTCAATGCAAGGCCAAAGGTCAACGACGTGGTGTCAACTAGGGAGGTGTACCGGAAGTTAACCCTTTAGactcatgtcttttttttttttctactgcgtTGCTCTCTCGTAGCAACGAGTGGCCCAGGAAGTCCTCACCAACCTGAAGGACCACCCGGACGCCTGGACGAGGGTGGACACCATCCTGGAGTTCTCTCAGAACATGAAAACCAAAGTACGTTCCCCACCGTTGAAGCGGAGCAAAGCGAGGTCCGGGCGCTGACTGGATTTACTCCAGCTGACAGAAGCTCGCTGGCTGCACAATTCTTTCTATTTCTGCTGGATTTTTGCTGTCTGAGCAGATCTTGTTTGTTCGATGTCTGTCAGCGCTTATGTCAACGAGCTTTTAGTGGCGTTGTAATCCATGTTTATGTGTGACATCACCAATGAGACGGTGCCAAGACAAACTGTTGTTGACCTTGTTGTAAAGAATGCGTGTCCTCTTCCCAGTACTATGCGCTGCAGATCCTGGAGACGGTCATCAAAACGCGCTGGAAGATTCTGCCCAGAAATCAGTGTGAAGGTCCGTTTGAATACAACCAACCAACACGTCACAGCGAGGGAATCCTGTTTCCCTTTGTCTTGAAACTCTCTTGTACCTATTTTCAGGCATAAAGAAGTACGTTGTTGGGTTGATCATCAAGACTTCATCTGACCCTGCCAACATGGAGGTGAGGTTACAGCgtgtaaagcacacacacacacacacacacgtttgttctgacgctgcttgtttttttaacgtttgcAGAAAGAGGGGGTGTACATTTCAAAACTCAACATGATCCTCGTACAGGTAAATGAAGGTTTTTAGTTTGACGACGTGTTGCCTCGACGCGCCGCCTGCTGAAACCGCAGCTCCTCTGGTTTCAGATCCTGAAGCAGGAGTGGCCCAAGCACTGGCCCACCTTCATCAGCGACATCGTGGGCGCCAGTCGGACCAGCGAGAGCCTCTGTCAGAACAACATGATCATCCTCAAGCTGCTCAGCGAGGAGGTGTTTGACTTCTCCAGTGGCCAGATGACGCAGGTGAAGGCCAAGCACCTCAAGGACAGGTAACGGCTGCACGACGTGTTCTCCTCACACCGGTCACATTATAAACCTGCTCGAGTGCAACAAAGTGTCTGCTTCACGGAGGAAGCACAGAAGATGTTTTAGAGAATGACGTGGACGCCTTTCCTTGCTGAGGATGCAACGCATTGTAATCTGAGATGTTCAGCATCATGTTGACATGGAAACGGTTCACTAACAGCAAGGTTTTGAGTTCGATGCCCTTGACTCGCCTGCTGGGTGTCTTCACATGTTTCTTGATTTAATTATGAAATGATCAGTAGGCCTGTTTAATCAATCAAATATCAATATGGGccactttcattttctttttaatgcacaTCATGTTAATAAGATGGACTTTTGTCTTTCAGCATGTGCAACGAGTTCTCCCAAATATTCCAGCTGTGCCAGTTTGTGATGGTAAGAGCCCGTTGTGTTTAAGGGATCCCacgctctgctctctctctctctctctctctctctcacactcccttcttcttctgtgtaggAGAACTCCCAGAATGCCCCTCTGGTCCATGCCACGCTGGAGACTCTCCTGCGCTTCCTGAATTGGATTCCTCTAGGTTACATCTTTGAGACTAAGCTCATCAGCACGTTGGTCTACAAGGTATCCATTTTTAAATTATAAGCTCGGAAATTGTTATCGGGACGTCCCTCGGCGGTAACCCCCGGTAACACCACCCGTCTGGTTTCTCTCCACCCTTTCAGTTCCTCAACGTGCCCATGTTTCGCAACGTGACGCTGAAATGTCTGACGGAGATCGCCGGCGTGAGCGTCAACCAGTACGAGGAGCAGTTTGTCAACCTGTTCACCCTCACCATGTGCCAGCTCaagcaggtgcacacacacacacacacacaaccctgagCACAGCTTTCTCTGTAGTCTGTTCAGAGCATCATTGAAGGAGGGAATCTTCCAGCAGACGAACCCGCCCGGCGACGGCATGTCGCTCTATTAATTTACctaattaatgaatgaattgcCTAATGAGTTTCTGAAGAGCGGTAAATCACTCGATGTCCTCGCGAGTTCAATGAGGCCGACGGAAGGAAACTTTATTCATGTCGCACTTTCTTCTACCCGAGTTAAAGGGCAAAGtccacaaatacacaataaaaaaatgacgaCATCAAGAAACTGGAGACGCAGATTCACTATTCTGTCCTTTAAATTCCCCAAAGCCTCCCCATCCACAGGCCGCGTGTTGggtgggtaaaaaaaactggtcCCTTGTTTATCACCTGGTGGTCTAGTAGATTTCATTTAGTCAGTTCCAACGTCCCCAAGGAGCTAAACAAAGCGCGCCTAACCAACGTTTCCTCCCTCCCCGCGTGTTCAGATGCTGCCGCTGAACACCAACATCCGCCAGGCGTACTCCAACGGGAAAGACGACGAGCAGAACTTCATCCAGAACCTCAGCCTGTTCCTCTGCACCTTCCTCAAAGAGCACGGACAGCTCATCGAGAAGAGGCCCAACCTGCGCGAGACGCTCATGGAGGTAGAGTCATCCCAGATGTCACCACAGATCTACAGAAGAAGACGTTGTGACAGAAGAAGTAAATtacttgtgcccccccccccccccccccccccaggccctgCACTTCATGCTGCTGGTGTcggaggtggaggagacggagatCTTTAAGATCTGTCTGGAGTACTGGAACCACCTGGCGGCGGAGCTCTACAGGGAGAGTcccttctccacctccagcaCGCCGCTGCTGTCCGACGTCCCGCCGCGGCGACACCTCTACCTGCCCGTGCTGTCCCAGGTcggcacgcacacgcacacacacacacacctgtaaacGCCACACACAACCCCGGCTCACTCCTCCGTTCCCCTGTGAAGGTGCGCCTGCTGATGGTGAGCCGCATGGCCAAACCGGAAGAGGTGCTGGTGGTGGAGAACGACCAGGGCGAGGTGGTCCGGGAGTTCATGAAGGACACGGACGCCATCAACCTCTACAAGAACATGAGGGAGACCCTCGGTGAGTCTTTAGTGGCAGTTTATTGAGTATTTTCAGAGAGGGGCTTTAATCCCTGGTCAAGTAGAATAATGGTCCTCTTTAACTTTATCCAAGTTGTCTGGTTTGTTCCTGCAAAAAGACAGAGTTGTTGAGTGGAAGTGTCCCCGTGTCTCACATCCCTCTCGCGTCTCCAGTTTATCTCACCCATCTGGACTACGCCGACACGGAGCGCATCATGACGGAGAAGCTCCACAACCAGGTGAACGGCACAGAGTGGTCGTGGAGGAACCTGAACATGCTCTGCTGGGCCATCGGCTCCATCAGCGGGGCGATgcacgaggaggacgagaagaGGTTCCTGGTGACCGTCATCAAGGTGGGACACTCGCACGTGATGTTCTGTTCCACCTCAGCAGCCTTCTGCACGCAGAAGCTGCGTCAAACAAGCTGccagacacgtgtgtgtgtgtgtgtgtgtgtaggacctGCTGGGCTTGTGTGAGCAGAAGAGGGGGAAGGACAACAAGGCCATCATAGCGTCCAACATCATGTACATCGTGGGCCAGTATCCTCGCTTCCTCCGAGCTCACTGGAAGTTCCTCAAGACCGTCGTCAACAAGCTGTTTGAGTTCATGCACGGTGAGAAGAAACACTTCATTATTATTCCT is part of the Pungitius pungitius chromosome 9, fPunPun2.1, whole genome shotgun sequence genome and harbors:
- the xpo1a gene encoding exportin-1; this encodes MPAEMTMLADHPARQLLDFSQKLDINLLDNVVNSMYHDIGSQQRVAQEVLTNLKDHPDAWTRVDTILEFSQNMKTKYYALQILETVIKTRWKILPRNQCEGIKKYVVGLIIKTSSDPANMEKEGVYISKLNMILVQILKQEWPKHWPTFISDIVGASRTSESLCQNNMIILKLLSEEVFDFSSGQMTQVKAKHLKDSMCNEFSQIFQLCQFVMENSQNAPLVHATLETLLRFLNWIPLGYIFETKLISTLVYKFLNVPMFRNVTLKCLTEIAGVSVNQYEEQFVNLFTLTMCQLKQMLPLNTNIRQAYSNGKDDEQNFIQNLSLFLCTFLKEHGQLIEKRPNLRETLMEALHFMLLVSEVEETEIFKICLEYWNHLAAELYRESPFSTSSTPLLSDVPPRRHLYLPVLSQVRLLMVSRMAKPEEVLVVENDQGEVVREFMKDTDAINLYKNMRETLVYLTHLDYADTERIMTEKLHNQVNGTEWSWRNLNMLCWAIGSISGAMHEEDEKRFLVTVIKDLLGLCEQKRGKDNKAIIASNIMYIVGQYPRFLRAHWKFLKTVVNKLFEFMHETHDGVQDMACDTFIKISQKCRRHFIQVQVGEVMPFIDEILNNINTIICDLQPQQVHTFYEAVGYMIGAQTDQAVHERLIEKYMLLPNQVWDSIIHQATKNVDILKDAETVRQLGSILKTNVRACKAVGHPFVVQLGRIYLDMLNVYKCLSENISSAVQTNGEMVTKQPLIRSMRTVKRETLKLISGWVSRSNDPQMVGENFVPPLLEAVLIDYQRNVPAAREPEVLSTMATIVNKLGVHITGEIPKIFDAVFECTLNMINKDFEEFPEHRTHFFYLLQAATSQCFPAFLSIAPAQFKLILDSIIWAFKHTMRNVADTGLQILYTLLQNVSGEDAAAQSFYQTYFCDVLQHIFSVVTDTSHTAGLTMHATILAYMFNLVEEGKVSVALSAASPANNQAHVQEYIANLLKTAFPHLQDAQVKVFVTGLFSLNQDIPAFKEHLRDFLVQIKEFAGEDTTDLFLEERETSLRQAQEEKHKLQMSVPGILNPHELPEEMCD